A portion of the Oenanthe melanoleuca isolate GR-GAL-2019-014 unplaced genomic scaffold, OMel1.0 S280, whole genome shotgun sequence genome contains these proteins:
- the ZC2HC1C gene encoding zinc finger C2HC domain-containing protein 1C has translation MAFPPVAPEVTATKFSPGSQLKHQKNSIQHGLILDKEESSKDLSAQKNQRYSYSLSAESTQDRPRHGDFWSGGLESKDLISQACTLSAKSLGRHKEGVDRAYPLQPISHHKSARAPLLNTGRSLRVQEAPNRRLSSIGKGMVSAGRSQLAAVLCPWTGELEPSVPYLYRRELANVLKLEADGKNLEEAIQKKKALLGEKLKRTEETLRRIQREKELIKVEERRESEVKRISKQKATRNPEEKTFRAADKLGVGIFSGAQSAEDTIPKPGTTLHPQELAVGKLKERLVATKYDKTNNSKIQDNIPMEHSASCSKLAPKHSLSLSALSDQDSDDHPSAEMLYMQAASAVEQEDFGECSFCKRKFLCTRLEKHMSICGKNQDSKRKVFDSSKARTRGTELEQYQQRKGLRSPQSKTPPRKNNWKQKHEALIHIVSQARQVQQILAKGSKVSDLPPLPPIENPDYVACTYCGRKFAPRVAERHIPKCKNIKNRPPPPPQRRR, from the exons AAAGTTCAAAAGATCTCTCCGCACAAAAGAACCAAAGATATTCCTATTCTCTGTCTGCAGAAAGCACTCAGGACAGGCCTAGGCATGGAGACTTCTGGTCAGGTGGACTAGAGAGCAAGGATCTCATCAGCCAGGCCTGTACTCTGTCAGCTAAATCATTAGGCAGACATAAAGAAGGAGTGGACCGTGCATATCCCCTGCAACCAATTTCTCACCACAAGAGTGCAAGAGCTCCACTGCTCAACACTGGACGTTCCCTACGTGTGCAGGAAGCTCCAAATCGTAGATTAAGCTCAATAGGCAAAGGGATGGTTTCAGCAGGGAGGTCTCAGTTagctgcagtgctctgccctTGGACAGGAGAGCTTGAACCATCAGTTCCCTATCTATACAGGAGAGAGCTGGCCAATGTCCTAAAGCTGGAGGCAGATGGAAAGAACCTAGAAGAGgcaattcaaaagaaaaaagcccttCTTGGAGAGAAGCTAAAGAGGACAGAGGAGACACTTAGGAGGATACAAAGAGAGAAAGAGCTTATTAAGgtagaggagagaagagaaagtgAAGTGAAGAGGATCAGTAAGCAAAAGGCCACAAGGAACCCTGAAGAGAAAActttcagagcagcagacaAGCTGGGTGTTGGGATCTTCAGTGGGGCACAGTCTGCAGAGGACACTATCCCCAAGCCTGGCACCACTCTCCACCCACAAGAGCTGGCTGTGGGGAAACTCAAGGAGCGGCTGGTGGCCACAAAATATgataaaacaaacaacagcaaaatacaAGACAACATACCCATGGAGCATTCAGCTTCTTGTTCAAAACTGGCCCCAAAACATagtctttctctctctgccctATCAGACCAAGATTCTGATGACCACCCATCAGCAGAGATGCTATACATGcaggctgccagtgctgtggagcaggaggACTTTGGAGAGTGCAGCTTCTGCAAACGTAAGTTTCTCTGCACGAGGCTCGAGAAACACATGAGTATCTGTGGCAAGAACCAAGACTCCAAGAGGAAAGTGTTTGACTCCAGCAAGGCCAGAACTAGGGGAACAGAACTGGAACAGTATCAGCAGAGGAAGGGCTTAAGGAGTCCTCAG AGTAAAACACCACCCAGAAAGAACAACTGGAAACAGAAGCACGAGGCTCTCATCCACATCGTGTCGCAGGCCCGCCAGGTGCAGCAGATCCTCGCTAAGGGGAGCAAGGTGTCTGACCTGCCCCCATTGCCTCCCATCGAAAATCCAGACTATGTTGCCTGCACCTACTGCGGACGCAAGTTTGCCCCCCGAGTAGCTGAGAGGCACATCCCCAAATGCAAAAACATAAAGAACAGGCCCCCACCTCCACCACAGAGGAGGCGCTGA